A DNA window from Roseovarius sp. Pro17 contains the following coding sequences:
- the hslU gene encoding ATP-dependent protease ATPase subunit HslU: MTDLTPREIVSELDRFIIGQKDAKRAVAVALRSRWRRRQLSADLRDEVYPKNILMIGPTGVGKTEISRRLAKLARAPFIKIEATKFTEVGYVGRDVEQIIRDLMDSAVAMIREQMREDVTAAARTAAEERVITAIAGEDAREGTRDLFRKKLKSGELDDTIIELDVADNSNPMGMMDIPGQPGGGQMGMMNLGDIFGKAFGGRTVKRKTTVADSYDILIGEEADKLLDDETVNRAALEAVEQNGIVFLDEIDKVCARNDARGGEVSREGVQRDLLPLIEGTSVSTKYGAVKTDHILFIASGAFHIAKPSDLLPELQGRLPIRVELRALTEEDFVRILTETDNALTRQYTALMGTEEVTVDFTEDGIRALAHIAAEVNSSVENIGARRLYTVMERVFEELSFNAPDRAGEAVTVDQAFVDKNLGELVKSTDLSRYVL, translated from the coding sequence ATGACCGACCTCACCCCCCGCGAAATCGTCAGCGAGTTGGATCGCTTTATCATTGGGCAAAAGGACGCCAAGCGTGCCGTCGCCGTCGCACTGCGTAGCCGGTGGCGGCGCAGGCAGCTAAGCGCAGATCTTCGCGATGAGGTTTATCCCAAGAACATCCTGATGATCGGCCCCACCGGCGTCGGCAAGACCGAGATCAGCCGCCGCCTCGCGAAACTTGCCCGCGCGCCCTTTATCAAGATTGAGGCGACGAAATTCACCGAGGTCGGCTATGTCGGCCGCGACGTCGAGCAGATCATTCGCGATCTGATGGATAGCGCCGTCGCCATGATCCGCGAGCAGATGCGCGAGGATGTCACCGCTGCCGCCCGCACCGCCGCCGAGGAACGCGTCATCACCGCCATCGCCGGCGAGGATGCCCGCGAAGGAACGCGCGACTTGTTCCGCAAGAAGCTGAAATCAGGCGAGCTGGACGATACGATCATCGAACTCGACGTCGCCGACAACTCGAACCCGATGGGAATGATGGACATTCCCGGCCAGCCCGGAGGCGGTCAGATGGGGATGATGAACCTCGGCGATATCTTCGGCAAGGCGTTCGGCGGGCGCACGGTAAAGCGCAAGACGACCGTCGCCGACAGCTACGATATTTTGATCGGCGAAGAGGCCGACAAGCTATTGGACGACGAAACAGTCAACCGCGCCGCGCTGGAAGCGGTCGAGCAGAACGGCATCGTTTTCCTCGACGAGATCGACAAGGTCTGCGCGCGAAACGACGCCCGCGGCGGCGAGGTCAGCCGCGAGGGCGTTCAGCGCGACCTGCTGCCACTGATCGAAGGCACCAGCGTCAGCACCAAATACGGCGCCGTGAAAACCGATCACATCCTTTTCATCGCATCGGGCGCGTTCCACATCGCCAAGCCGTCGGACCTGCTGCCCGAACTTCAGGGTCGCCTGCCCATCCGGGTCGAACTGCGCGCGCTGACCGAAGAGGATTTCGTGCGCATCCTGACGGAAACCGACAACGCCCTGACACGTCAATACACTGCCCTGATGGGCACCGAAGAGGTGACCGTCGACTTTACCGAAGACGGCATCAGGGCCCTCGCGCATATCGCCGCCGAGGTGAATTCATCGGTCGAAAACATTGGCGCGCGGCGCCTTTATACGGTGATGGAGCGGGTGTTTGAGGAGCTCAGCTTCAACGCGCCAGATCGTGCGGGTGAGGCTGTGACCGTAGATCAGGCCTTTGTTGACAAGAACCTGGGCGAACTGGTGAAATCCACCGATCTGTCGCGCTACGTGCTATAA
- the hslV gene encoding ATP-dependent protease subunit HslV: protein MASDQFPGWHGTTIIGVRKGGEVVIAGDGQVSLGQTVIKGTARKVRRLSPGGFDVVAGFAGSTADAFTLLERLESKLEATPGQLQRASVELAKDWRTDKYLQKLEAMLIVTDGSDLLVITGAGDVLEPEHDVTAIGSGGNYALAAARAMMDTDRDAEAIARAAMAIAADICVYTNGNLTVETISK from the coding sequence ATGGCAAGCGATCAATTCCCCGGCTGGCACGGCACCACCATCATCGGTGTGCGCAAGGGAGGCGAGGTGGTAATCGCGGGCGACGGTCAGGTCAGTCTGGGCCAGACCGTGATCAAAGGCACTGCGCGCAAGGTGCGCCGCCTTAGCCCCGGCGGCTTTGACGTGGTCGCAGGCTTTGCCGGGTCCACCGCCGATGCCTTTACCCTGCTTGAGCGGCTGGAATCCAAGCTGGAGGCGACCCCCGGACAACTCCAGCGCGCCAGCGTCGAACTGGCCAAGGATTGGCGCACAGATAAATACCTGCAAAAACTGGAGGCTATGCTGATTGTCACCGATGGCAGCGATCTGCTGGTCATCACGGGTGCAGGCGACGTGCTAGAGCCCGAGCACGACGTGACGGCGATCGGATCGGGTGGCAATTACGCCCTCGCCGCCGCGCGCGCCATGATGGACACGGACCGGGATGCCGAGGCAATCGCGCGCGCCGCCATGGCTATTGCCGCCGACATATGTGTCTACACCAATGGCAACCTGACGGTTGAGACGATCAGCAAGTAA
- the trxA gene encoding thioredoxin produces the protein MGTQTQENAMATVAVTDETFDAEVKNSDIPVVVDFWAEWCGPCKQIGPALEEISSEMEGKVKVVKVDIDSNQSMATSLGVRGIPALFIFKDGEVVSNLSGAKPKAALQKWIEDAI, from the coding sequence CTGGGAACCCAAACGCAGGAGAATGCAATGGCAACCGTAGCCGTCACAGACGAGACGTTCGACGCCGAAGTGAAGAATTCCGACATCCCCGTCGTGGTGGATTTCTGGGCAGAATGGTGCGGACCCTGCAAGCAGATCGGCCCGGCTCTGGAAGAAATCTCCAGCGAAATGGAGGGCAAGGTCAAGGTGGTCAAGGTCGACATCGACAGCAATCAGAGCATGGCAACCAGTCTGGGTGTGCGCGGGATCCCAGCGCTATTCATCTTTAAGGACGGCGAAGTGGTTTCAAACCTCTCGGGCGCCAAGCCTAAGGCCGCGCTGCAAAAATGGATCGAAGACGCGATCTGA